One window from the genome of Prinia subflava isolate CZ2003 ecotype Zambia chromosome 2, Cam_Psub_1.2, whole genome shotgun sequence encodes:
- the ESF1 gene encoding ESF1 homolog: MSKSAMASKMSSQEEILSDGRFSCIARDPRFWEMPEKERKVKIDKRFRAMFHDKKFKLRYTVDKRGRPVNYTSTENLRKFYALSESDSDLSESDSKEVTVKKKKKKKAKAKGEADSAKALAGGLPKQESKKTQRGVDQTGEAVTKLNDLKKEGQKGKSKFSLKEDSQKPAVEVDCSRGDKGLLPKGKNKQGGVAGGRSISIQNKEKSSQTSATTAVKAPRRDHSLGGKTKESDICDQSVKCRRQLEEEASASEDAESEEEESEDGGETGEEEEPEDDEETGEDDSGSEDDEESDSGPDLARGIGNIETSSEDDEDLNELFPKEPEIEHSWRELDKDAPRGDEITSRLAVCNMDWDRLKAKDLLALFNSFTPKGGTVFSVKIYPSEFGKERLKEEEQKGPVELFDLPENTTEDDGIYREKLREYQFKRLKYFYAVVECDSPETANKIYEECDGLEFESSCSFIDLRFIPDNVTFDDKPKDVASEVNIAAYKPKYFTSAAMGTSKVDITWDETDHERVTSLSRTFNKEELLDMDFQAYLASSSEEEEEQQQDGDVANEMEDDKPRKSQKDDEEQIAKYRELLQSIQEKEKKQEEKDIGMEIKWVPGLKETAEEMVKNRLEGKDNLTPWQKYLEKKKEKRILKKKRKAAAEREESEDELPPDVDLNDPYFAEEFEKTGLKKKPESVESTSEDEDEVEKQKAEMALLMMDDEDDTRKHFNYKKIVEQQNLSKKKKKLLMKRKELIEDDFQVNVADTRFQAMFTSPLFNLDPSDPNFKKTKAVEKILEEKARRREEKEQDLKEANKGLENKMAKKGEVAKKAIDPALSMLIKSVKNKTQEFQARKKQKFK, encoded by the exons ATGTCCAAGTCTGCAATGGCATCGAAAATGTCATCCCAGGAGGAAATCCTGAGCGATGGCCGGTTCAGCTGCATCGCAAGGGATCCCAGGTTCTGGGAGATGCCCGAGAAGGAACGGAAAGTCAAGATTGACAAGCGATTCCGAGCGATGTTCCACGACAAGAAGTTCAAGCTGAGGTACACAGTGGATAAAAGAGGCCGCCCTGTCAACTACACCTCCACAGAGAACCTCAGGAAGTTTTATGCCTTGTCGGAATCTGACTCCGACCTTTCAGAAAGCGACAGCAAAGAAGTCAcggtaaagaaaaaaaagaaaaagaaagctaaagCTAAAGGAGAAGCAGATTCTGCCAAGGCCCTTGCTGGTGGCCTCCCAAAGCAGgagagcaaaaaaacccaacgaGGGGTGGACCAAACAGGTGAAGCAGTGACTAAACTAAATGACCTTAAAAAAGAAGGACAGAAAGGTAAATCTAAGTTCAGCTTGAAAGAGGACTCACAGAAACCTGCAGTGGAAGTTGATTGCTCTCGGGGAGACAAGGGCCTTTTAcccaaagggaaaaacaagcaaGGAGGTGTGGCAGGGGGAAGATCCATTTCCattcaaaacaaggaaaagtcTTCACAAACAAGTGCTACGACAGCAGTCAAAGCTCCCAGGAGGGACCACTCCCtaggagggaaaacaaaagaatcAG ACATCTGTGACCAAAGTGTAAAATGCAGAAGGCAGTTAGAGGAAGAAGCCTCTGCAAGTGAGGACGCAGAATCAGAAGAGGAGGAATCAGAGGATGGTGGAGAAACAGGCGAGGAAGAGGAGCCAGAAGATGATGAGGAAACGGGTGAAGATGACAGTGGTTCAGAAGATGATGAAGAAAGTGACAGTGGGCCTGATCTAGCCAGAGGCATAGGGAACATTGAGACGAGCTCAGAGGATGATGAGGATTTAAATGAGCTGTTTCCAAAGGAGCCAGAGATTGAGCACTCGTGGCGCGAGCTGGATAAAGATGCCCCTCGTGGAGATGAG attaCAAGTAGATTGGCAGTTTGTAATATGGATTGGGACAGGTTGAAGGCTAAGGATTTGCTGGCTCTGTTTAATTCTTTCACACCCAAAGGAGGAACAGTGTTTTCTGTTAAG ATTTATCCTTCAGAGTTTGGAAAAGAGAGATTGaaagaggaagaacaaaaaGGACCTGTGGAACTGTTTGATCTTCCAGAGAATACCACAGAGGATGATGG GATTTACAGGGAGAAACTGCGGGAATACCAGTTTAAGCGACTGAAATACTTCTACGCAGTCGTAGAATGTGATTCCCCTGAAACAGCCAATAAAATCTATGAGGAATGTGATGGACTGGAATTTGAAAGCAGCTGCTCTTTCATAGACCTGAG ATTCATTCCAGATAATGTTACATTTGATGATAAGCCAAAAGATGTAGCCTCAGAAGTGAACATAGCTGCTTATAAGCCAAAGTACTTCACATCTGCTGCTATGGGAACATCAAAG GTTGATATCACGTGGGATGAGACAGATCATGAGCGAGTGACATCACTCAGCAGAACTTTTAACAAAGAGGAGCTCCTTGACATGGATTTTCAAGCTTATTTGGCTTCATCAagtgaagaagaggaggaacagcagcaag ATGGTGATGTTGCTAATGAAATGGAAGATGACAAACCAAGGAAAAGCCAAAAAGATGATGAAGAGCAAATTGCCAAGTACAGAGAACTTTTGCAAAGTatccaagaaaaagagaaaaaacaggaagaaaaggataTAGGAATGGAGATTAAATGGGTTCCAG GTCTCAAAGAAACTGCTGAAGAGATGGTCAAAAACAGGTTGGAAGGAAAGGATAACCTGACTCCATGGCAAAAATATctagagaagaagaaagaaaaaagaattcttaagaaaaagagaaag gctgctgctgagagagAAGAGAGTGAAGATGAACTTCCACCTGATGTTGATCTAAATGACCCCTATTTTGCTGAAGAGTTTGAGAAAACAG GTTTAAAGAAGAAGCCAGAATCAGTAGAAAGTACCTCGGAAGATGAGGATGAAGTTGAAAAACAGAAG GCTGAAATGGCCCTGCTGATGATGGATGATGAGGATGAcaccagaaaacattttaattataaaaagaTTGTAGAACAACAGAATTtgagcaagaagaaaaagaaacttcttATGAAGAGGAAAGAATTGATAGAAGATGACTTCCAG gTAAATGTTGCTGATACAAGATTCCAAGCCATGTTTACTTCTCCCCTGTTTAATTTGGATCCTTCAGATCCAAATTTCAAGAAGACAAAAGCAGTAGAAAAGATCCTGGAAGAGAAAGCTCGCcgaagagaagaaaaggagcaAGATCTTAAGGAGGCAAACAAGGGCCTGGAGAACAAGATGGCAAAGAAGGGAGAGGTTGCCAAGAAAGCCATAGATCCTGCCCTGTCCATGCTAATAAAGTCTGTCAAAAACAAGACTCAAGAATTTCAGGCACGGAAGAAGCAGAAATTCAAATAA